From Pseudomonas hefeiensis, one genomic window encodes:
- a CDS encoding FecR family protein: MTHPSILDQARQWHVLLHSGRATAADRDAAQAWRQAAPEHEQALREVEGLWSLLGQIERPAEQPQVRVMRRHRRWATPLACAAVLLLALWLPRGTWIGLYADISTQPGEVRELRLADGSLLTLNGDSALDWQFVDGRREVKLYRGEADFQVAHDPTRPFTVSAGEARIRVTGTRFDVRLEEGGVDLAVSEGRVLASSEGREPLPVVGGQQVQWRGGELQAPQALDARQRLGWQRGKLIFRDRPLEQVFAELERSQSARVLFVDEAARRVQVTGVFALDDPQAVLRAVETTLPVRLVRLPGLILVASRR; this comes from the coding sequence GTGACTCATCCGTCGATTCTCGATCAGGCCCGGCAATGGCACGTGCTGCTGCATTCTGGTCGCGCCACCGCTGCCGATCGCGATGCCGCGCAGGCCTGGCGCCAGGCGGCGCCGGAGCACGAGCAGGCGTTGCGTGAGGTGGAAGGGCTGTGGTCGTTGCTCGGCCAGATAGAACGTCCGGCCGAGCAGCCCCAGGTGCGCGTGATGCGTCGCCATCGACGCTGGGCGACTCCGCTGGCCTGCGCCGCGGTGCTGTTGCTCGCCCTGTGGCTACCGCGCGGTACCTGGATTGGCCTGTATGCCGATATCAGCACCCAGCCGGGCGAGGTGCGCGAGTTGCGTCTGGCAGATGGTTCGCTGTTGACCCTCAACGGCGATTCGGCGCTGGACTGGCAGTTTGTCGACGGTCGCCGCGAGGTCAAGCTGTACCGCGGCGAGGCGGATTTCCAGGTAGCCCATGACCCGACTCGGCCGTTCACTGTCAGTGCCGGCGAGGCGCGCATACGCGTCACCGGCACGCGCTTTGATGTGCGTCTGGAGGAGGGCGGTGTCGACCTCGCGGTAAGTGAGGGCCGAGTGTTGGCCTCCAGCGAGGGGCGCGAGCCGCTGCCGGTGGTCGGCGGGCAGCAGGTGCAGTGGCGCGGCGGGGAGCTGCAGGCGCCGCAGGCATTGGATGCGCGCCAGCGCTTGGGCTGGCAGCGCGGCAAGCTGATATTCCGCGACCGGCCACTGGAGCAAGTGTTCGCCGAGCTTGAGCGCAGCCAGTCTGCGCGAGTGCTGTTTGTCGACGAAGCCGCTCGCAGGGTGCAGGTGACCGGCGTGTTCGCCCTTGACGATCCACAGGCGGTATTAAGGGCAGTCGAAACCACCTTGCCTGTGCGTCTGGTGCGCCTGCCGGGGTTGATTCTGGTCGCGTCACGTCGCTGA
- a CDS encoding bleomycin resistance protein, translating to MFERNKLVPELMVTNLDSSLAFWVSCLGFKVAYQRPEDGFAYLDLNGAQIMLEQVDSDAGQWLTAPLTRPFGRGINLQIDVEVVAPIIQKLEQAGFPLYRECKDTWYRAEDLEIGQREFIVQDDDGYLVRLVERLGERPACSS from the coding sequence ATGTTCGAACGTAACAAACTGGTTCCGGAATTAATGGTAACCAACCTGGATAGCAGCTTAGCTTTTTGGGTTTCTTGCCTAGGGTTCAAAGTAGCTTATCAACGCCCGGAAGATGGGTTTGCATACCTTGATTTAAATGGTGCTCAAATAATGCTTGAGCAGGTTGATTCAGACGCGGGTCAATGGCTGACTGCGCCGTTGACTAGGCCGTTTGGAAGGGGCATCAACCTACAGATTGATGTTGAGGTTGTCGCACCCATCATCCAAAAACTTGAGCAGGCTGGATTTCCCCTCTATCGAGAATGCAAAGACACCTGGTATCGGGCTGAAGACTTAGAAATTGGCCAGCGCGAGTTCATCGTCCAGGATGACGATGGTTACCTTGTAAGGTTGGTAGAACGGCTGGGCGAGCGACCGGCTTGCTCAAGCTAA
- a CDS encoding MFS transporter, translating to MTADADSAAKRFSGQPSGLLHSDTGENSRTDRIPGLSPSLTLLFSVTCALAVANVYFAQPLLDSMAQSLGVASSMIGVVVTATQVGYALGLLFIVPLGDLVNRKRLILTQVLLSAIALTAVGAAQQWLALLGAMIVMGLLAVVVQVLVAYTAVLATPSQRGHAVGTVTSGIVLGILLARFTSGLIADIAGWRAVYFVSSGLMLTIAAVLWKVVPVTATPRHQDSYLALISSLFKLFITERTLRIRGLLALLIFAAFSVLWTSMVLPLSAPPLSLSHTAIGMFGLAGIAGALAASRAGRWADQGLGQRVTGISLGLLTLSWLPITFAETSLIALVCGVVLLDFAVQAVHVTNQSLIFAARPDAQSRMVGAYMCFYSVGSALGAAAATQVYALWGWMAVSLLGALISATALVLWFLTFHFPTTNQGRSA from the coding sequence ATGACAGCAGATGCCGACTCAGCCGCCAAACGGTTCTCCGGACAGCCTTCGGGATTGCTGCATTCGGATACCGGAGAAAACAGCAGGACTGACCGGATTCCAGGGCTTTCCCCGTCGCTCACGTTATTGTTTTCCGTCACCTGCGCGCTGGCAGTAGCCAACGTTTATTTCGCACAACCGTTACTCGATTCAATGGCTCAGAGCCTGGGTGTGGCCTCATCAATGATCGGAGTTGTCGTGACTGCTACTCAGGTTGGTTACGCGCTGGGGTTGCTGTTCATCGTCCCACTGGGCGATTTGGTAAACCGTAAGCGGCTGATTCTGACTCAGGTACTGCTGTCTGCGATCGCACTCACGGCGGTCGGCGCAGCACAGCAATGGCTGGCCCTGTTGGGCGCCATGATCGTGATGGGCTTACTGGCAGTGGTTGTTCAAGTACTCGTGGCATATACCGCCGTGTTGGCAACGCCATCACAACGCGGGCATGCAGTGGGGACGGTAACAAGTGGAATTGTCCTGGGCATTCTTCTGGCGCGGTTTACCTCTGGCCTGATTGCGGACATCGCAGGCTGGCGCGCCGTTTACTTCGTGTCCTCAGGATTGATGCTGACCATCGCGGCGGTGCTGTGGAAAGTGGTTCCTGTCACGGCGACGCCAAGGCACCAAGACTCCTACCTGGCGCTTATAAGCTCACTCTTCAAACTGTTCATCACCGAACGCACTTTACGCATCAGGGGCCTTCTGGCCTTACTGATCTTTGCCGCTTTTTCCGTGCTGTGGACATCCATGGTGCTGCCGTTGAGCGCCCCGCCGCTGTCGCTTTCACACACCGCCATCGGCATGTTTGGATTGGCTGGCATCGCCGGTGCCCTTGCTGCCAGTAGAGCCGGTCGCTGGGCCGATCAAGGCCTGGGGCAACGTGTGACCGGCATTTCGCTGGGGCTCCTGACGCTGTCCTGGTTGCCCATCACGTTTGCCGAGACGTCCCTGATCGCGCTGGTCTGCGGCGTAGTCCTGCTCGACTTCGCGGTGCAAGCGGTACACGTCACCAACCAGAGCCTCATTTTTGCTGCACGACCCGACGCCCAAAGTCGCATGGTCGGCGCATACATGTGCTTCTACTCGGTCGGTAGCGCGCTGGGAGCCGCAGCCGCAACCCAGGTTTATGCGCTATGGGGCTGGATGGCGGTAAGCCTACTGGGTGCCTTGATCAGCGCTACTGCCTTGGTTCTATGGTTTCTCACGTTTCATTTTCCAACGACCAATCAAGGAAGATCAGCATGA
- a CDS encoding TonB-dependent receptor, with amino-acid sequence MRSTPFLAALAVLPLAMAAAQAQAVELDVPAQRLDAALIDFAEQADVRLLYDAGLTRGSGVAQALKGDYSVVDGLQRLLKGSGLTFQAGDDGTITLVPLPEQGVLELGSTTISGLANGRVDLPAEYAGGQTARGARIGVLGNQDMQDVPFAFSSYTSELIKTRQAQTLAEVLASDPGVRQSFGFGNFSQVFVVRGFQLFSDDIAFNGLYGVLPRQIISTESVERVEVFKGANAFVNGVSPSGSGVGGAINVVSKRAEDTPTRSATLNYASDSRVGGHLDLGQRFGEENQFGVRVNLAQREGETALDDEHSRFSLATLGLDYRGDRLRLSADLGYQKQRVNEGRSVVYLTTTGPTSTLNGKTPSAPDSDHNYAQPWSWSQLEDTYGMFSAEYDLSPTWTAYLSAGGKYTRENGIYASNYVYGANGDARIGRLYSPLDQQTLSAVTGLRGELTTGPVSHRINLAANGIWQEKRNAFESTAAGSRGFGNLYEGQPIAEPPATSISGDIHDPDTTAKVQNRSLAVSDTLGLLDDRVLLTLGVRRQSISSDAWSAASGARTSNYQESITTPAYGLVIKPTEFLSLYANRVESLQQGPTAPAAALNNGEMFAPYRSKQTEMGAKLDWGTFGGSLSLFRIEQPQGVLGGDGYYRVDAEQRNRGVELSLFGEPLDGLRLLSGATWTKAELRGTAGGRDDGNQAVGVPQFQFNLGADWDVPGLPGLSLNGLLLRTGGQFVDSANEYSIPAWTRVDLGARYRTQLEGRALTFNAMLENVADENYWASANGGYLTQGAPRTLKVSATVDF; translated from the coding sequence ATGCGGTCGACCCCCTTCCTCGCGGCGCTAGCCGTTCTCCCCCTGGCCATGGCTGCCGCACAGGCGCAAGCCGTCGAGCTCGACGTGCCTGCCCAGCGGCTCGACGCGGCGCTCATCGATTTCGCCGAGCAGGCCGATGTGCGTCTGCTCTACGACGCCGGCCTGACCCGTGGCAGCGGCGTGGCGCAGGCGCTCAAGGGCGACTATTCGGTGGTCGACGGCCTGCAGCGGTTGTTGAAGGGCAGCGGTCTGACCTTTCAGGCCGGCGACGACGGCACCATCACTCTGGTGCCGCTGCCCGAGCAAGGTGTGTTGGAGCTGGGCTCGACCACCATCAGCGGGCTCGCCAACGGCCGTGTCGACCTACCGGCCGAGTACGCCGGTGGGCAGACGGCGCGGGGTGCCCGCATCGGCGTGCTGGGCAACCAGGACATGCAAGATGTGCCCTTCGCCTTCTCCAGCTACACCTCCGAGCTGATTAAGACGCGTCAGGCGCAGACCCTGGCCGAGGTGCTGGCCAGCGATCCGGGCGTGCGTCAGTCGTTCGGCTTCGGCAACTTCTCCCAGGTGTTCGTCGTGCGCGGGTTCCAGCTGTTCAGCGACGATATTGCCTTCAACGGGCTGTACGGCGTTCTGCCGCGACAGATCATCTCCACCGAGTCGGTCGAGCGGGTCGAGGTGTTCAAGGGGGCCAACGCCTTTGTTAATGGCGTGTCGCCGTCGGGCAGCGGTGTCGGCGGGGCGATCAACGTGGTTTCCAAGCGTGCCGAGGACACCCCCACGCGCAGCGCCACCCTGAACTATGCCAGCGACAGTCGAGTGGGCGGGCACCTCGACCTGGGACAGCGCTTCGGCGAGGAAAACCAATTTGGCGTGCGGGTGAACCTGGCCCAGCGCGAGGGCGAGACAGCGCTGGACGATGAGCACTCGCGCTTCAGTCTGGCCACCCTCGGCCTGGACTACCGCGGCGACCGTCTGCGACTGTCTGCGGATCTCGGTTACCAGAAGCAACGGGTCAATGAGGGGCGCTCGGTGGTTTATCTGACCACGACAGGGCCTACCAGCACACTCAACGGCAAGACGCCGTCGGCACCAGACTCCGACCACAACTACGCGCAACCCTGGAGCTGGTCGCAGCTCGAAGACACCTATGGCATGTTCAGCGCCGAGTACGACCTGTCGCCCACTTGGACCGCATACCTGAGCGCAGGCGGCAAATACACGCGGGAGAATGGTATCTACGCCTCCAACTACGTCTACGGCGCGAACGGCGACGCACGTATTGGTCGCCTCTATTCGCCGCTGGACCAGCAGACCCTGAGCGCCGTCACGGGGCTGCGCGGTGAACTCACGACCGGGCCGGTCAGCCACCGCATCAACCTGGCCGCCAACGGCATCTGGCAGGAGAAGCGCAACGCGTTCGAGTCCACTGCGGCGGGCAGTCGCGGCTTCGGCAATCTGTATGAGGGCCAGCCCATCGCCGAGCCACCGGCCACCAGCATCTCCGGCGATATCCACGACCCGGACACCACCGCCAAGGTGCAGAACCGCAGCCTGGCGGTGTCCGACACCCTGGGCTTGCTCGACGACCGCGTACTGCTGACCCTGGGCGTGCGTCGCCAGTCCATCAGCTCCGATGCCTGGAGCGCGGCCAGCGGTGCCCGCACCTCCAACTATCAGGAAAGCATCACCACGCCGGCTTATGGGCTTGTGATCAAGCCCACCGAGTTCCTGTCGCTCTATGCCAACCGCGTCGAGTCCCTGCAGCAGGGGCCGACCGCGCCGGCCGCCGCGCTCAACAACGGCGAGATGTTCGCGCCCTATCGCTCCAAACAGACCGAGATGGGCGCCAAGCTCGACTGGGGCACCTTTGGCGGCAGCCTCAGCCTGTTCCGCATCGAGCAGCCGCAGGGCGTGCTCGGCGGCGACGGCTACTACCGGGTGGATGCCGAGCAGCGCAATCGCGGCGTGGAGCTGAGCCTGTTCGGCGAGCCGCTGGACGGCCTGCGCCTGCTGAGCGGCGCCACCTGGACCAAAGCCGAGCTGCGCGGCACCGCCGGCGGCCGCGACGATGGCAACCAGGCGGTGGGTGTGCCGCAATTCCAGTTCAATCTGGGCGCCGACTGGGATGTGCCCGGTTTGCCCGGGCTGAGTCTGAACGGCCTGCTGTTGCGCACCGGCGGCCAGTTCGTCGACAGCGCCAACGAATACAGCATCCCCGCCTGGACCCGTGTCGACCTTGGCGCGCGCTATCGGACGCAACTGGAGGGCCGCGCGCTGACCTTCAACGCGATGCTGGAGAACGTCGCCGACGAGAACTACTGGGCCTCGGCCAACGGTGGCTATCTGACCCAAGGTGCGCCGCGCACGCTAAAAGTGTCGGCCACTGTTGATTTCTGA
- a CDS encoding EamA family transporter: MKPRHLLLAISITAIWGANFSVIKLGLTTVDPFILAGIRFTLCALPAIFFIPKPDVQWRYIIGYGLVFGIGLWGVVNLGIKSGLSAGIASLVLQFSAFFTILLGSWIFKETISRFQYAGMGLALCGLLSIVSIVDGTVTTAGLILVLLGAVAWSAANVINKKAKTTQVFAFLVWSSAFSPIPLFALDYVVNGATGYSTLLNQLDYHAVLSILFQVYPNTLFGYWVWNSLLKRYPVSTVAPLSLLVPVFGLLGSVMIFNETLSLNKIVAVVLIVSGLGVGLYGQRVLSALLKRSDRCPS, from the coding sequence ATGAAACCCAGGCACCTACTACTCGCAATCTCGATTACTGCCATATGGGGCGCGAATTTCTCGGTTATCAAACTGGGACTCACCACCGTTGACCCATTCATTCTTGCCGGCATTCGCTTCACGCTATGCGCGCTCCCAGCGATCTTTTTCATTCCGAAACCTGATGTGCAGTGGCGCTACATCATCGGTTACGGCCTGGTCTTCGGTATCGGACTTTGGGGCGTCGTTAACCTTGGCATCAAGTCTGGTCTTTCAGCAGGCATCGCTTCGCTGGTGCTTCAGTTCAGCGCGTTTTTCACCATCCTGCTGGGTTCATGGATATTCAAGGAAACCATTTCCCGCTTTCAGTACGCAGGCATGGGTCTCGCTCTGTGTGGTTTGTTGAGCATCGTCTCCATCGTTGATGGGACAGTAACAACGGCCGGGCTGATTCTGGTGCTGCTGGGAGCGGTCGCCTGGAGTGCGGCCAACGTGATCAACAAAAAAGCCAAGACCACGCAGGTCTTCGCTTTCCTGGTGTGGTCGAGCGCGTTTTCGCCCATTCCTCTTTTCGCGCTTGATTACGTTGTTAACGGCGCGACGGGGTACAGCACATTGCTGAATCAACTCGACTACCACGCCGTCCTGTCGATCCTGTTCCAGGTATACCCCAATACACTGTTCGGCTACTGGGTGTGGAACTCACTTCTGAAACGATATCCAGTGTCTACCGTCGCGCCATTGTCGTTGTTGGTGCCGGTATTCGGCCTGCTCGGTTCAGTCATGATTTTCAATGAGACCCTGTCACTTAACAAAATCGTTGCAGTCGTGCTCATCGTGTCGGGTCTTGGTGTCGGTTTATATGGACAGCGCGTCCTCAGTGCGTTGCTCAAGCGATCTGACCGATGCCCATCGTGA
- a CDS encoding winged helix-turn-helix transcriptional regulator produces MVEDASPHSSECPVARTLEAIGDRWSLMIIRDAFDDIRRFSEFQKSLGVAKNILASRLKTLVEVGVFDVRPASDGSAYKEYVLTEKGREIFPVVVSMRQWGERFLFKPQETRSVLMDNESGQPLMLIDVRSSSGQKLGPSDCHRVRLVDGES; encoded by the coding sequence ATGGTCGAAGACGCCTCACCACACAGCAGCGAATGTCCGGTAGCAAGAACACTGGAGGCGATTGGGGATCGTTGGTCGCTCATGATCATTCGCGACGCTTTTGACGACATTCGCCGATTCAGCGAATTTCAAAAGAGCTTGGGCGTGGCCAAAAACATTCTGGCATCGCGACTGAAGACCTTGGTTGAGGTCGGGGTTTTCGACGTTCGACCGGCGTCAGATGGCAGCGCCTACAAGGAGTACGTCCTTACGGAAAAAGGACGGGAGATCTTTCCGGTTGTGGTCAGTATGCGGCAGTGGGGCGAACGTTTCCTGTTCAAGCCGCAGGAGACGCGTTCTGTGCTGATGGACAACGAGTCCGGCCAGCCTCTGATGCTGATTGATGTTCGCTCATCAAGCGGTCAAAAACTTGGACCGTCTGACTGCCACAGAGTGAGACTTGTTGACGGCGAGTCGTGA
- the tnpB gene encoding IS66 family insertion sequence element accessory protein TnpB (TnpB, as the term is used for proteins encoded by IS66 family insertion elements, is considered an accessory protein, since TnpC, encoded by a neighboring gene, is a DDE family transposase.), with the protein MIRIDSIWLATEPMDMRAGTDTALAKVIAVFGAAQPHCAYLFANRRTNRMKVLVHDGFGIWLAARRLNQGKFHWPGIRHGSEVELDTEQLQALVLGLPWQRAGSGGSIILL; encoded by the coding sequence ATGATTCGCATCGACTCCATCTGGCTCGCCACCGAGCCTATGGACATGCGCGCAGGCACCGATACGGCGTTAGCCAAGGTGATTGCGGTATTCGGTGCGGCGCAGCCGCACTGTGCTTATCTGTTCGCCAATCGCCGCACCAATCGCATGAAAGTTCTGGTGCATGACGGCTTCGGAATATGGCTGGCGGCGCGCCGCTTGAACCAAGGCAAGTTTCACTGGCCTGGCATTCGCCATGGCTCTGAAGTGGAACTGGATACCGAGCAACTTCAGGCATTGGTGCTGGGTCTGCCATGGCAACGCGCAGGCTCCGGCGGATCAATCATACTGCTTTAA
- a CDS encoding zinc-dependent alcohol dehydrogenase family protein — MKAMILKSFGGPESFELRDVPKPVPGTGQVLVRVHATSINPLDYQVRRGDYVEYVPLPAITGHDVSGVVEEVGPGVTSFVPGDEVWYTPQIFDGPGSYAEYHVAAEGIIGHKPQSLSHLEAASLTLVGGTVWEALTVRAALRVGESILIHGGAGGVGHVAIQVAKAIGARVFTTVREANFEFARSMGADVLIDYEKEDYVDAILRETGGHGVDVVFDTIGGNTLTRSPDVLAQLGRLVSIVDIAQPQNLVQAWGKNASYHFVFTRQNRGKLDELSALVERGQLRPHVGAVYSLADLALAHARLESPNNGLQGKIAIAVEPSLLS, encoded by the coding sequence ATGAAAGCGATGATACTGAAGTCATTTGGCGGCCCTGAATCGTTCGAACTGCGCGACGTGCCCAAGCCCGTACCAGGTACGGGACAGGTCCTGGTCCGGGTACACGCAACCTCTATCAACCCGTTGGATTATCAGGTTCGACGTGGCGATTACGTCGAATACGTGCCACTGCCGGCCATTACCGGGCACGACGTATCGGGCGTTGTCGAAGAAGTCGGGCCGGGTGTGACGAGCTTCGTTCCAGGAGATGAAGTCTGGTACACCCCGCAAATATTTGACGGCCCAGGCAGTTATGCCGAGTACCACGTTGCGGCCGAAGGCATCATCGGGCATAAGCCGCAATCACTGAGCCACCTTGAGGCAGCCAGTTTGACCCTGGTGGGCGGGACGGTGTGGGAAGCACTGACCGTGCGAGCGGCGCTCAGAGTGGGGGAAAGCATTCTGATACACGGCGGCGCGGGAGGCGTAGGGCATGTCGCGATCCAGGTGGCAAAAGCCATTGGAGCGCGGGTGTTCACGACCGTGCGCGAAGCAAACTTTGAGTTCGCACGCAGCATGGGTGCCGATGTGCTCATCGACTACGAAAAGGAGGATTACGTCGACGCCATCCTTCGGGAAACCGGTGGTCACGGCGTGGATGTGGTGTTCGACACCATCGGCGGCAACACACTGACGCGTAGCCCCGACGTGCTCGCTCAACTCGGCCGCCTAGTCTCGATTGTGGACATTGCCCAGCCGCAAAACCTGGTTCAGGCCTGGGGCAAGAACGCCAGTTATCACTTCGTTTTTACCCGACAAAACCGCGGCAAACTGGATGAGCTGAGCGCATTGGTAGAACGCGGCCAACTGCGGCCACACGTGGGTGCCGTTTATTCGCTGGCCGACCTTGCGCTCGCCCATGCCCGGTTGGAGAGCCCCAACAACGGCCTTCAAGGGAAAATTGCGATTGCAGTCGAGCCATCGCTCCTCTCGTAA
- a CDS encoding MerR family transcriptional regulator, producing MFIGRLAELTGCTPKAIRLYEQMGLISEPEREGRYRLYNAHHLEIVHLIRKAQTAGFKLAEMNPLIAAKNKLKSFPLALANQAVDDKRQNQRRAHDSCTDNNDSFVWISHVPPCSVDLAMLHSLSTDMRT from the coding sequence ATGTTCATTGGACGACTCGCCGAACTGACCGGCTGCACCCCAAAAGCCATTCGACTGTACGAGCAAATGGGCCTGATCAGCGAGCCGGAGCGTGAGGGGCGGTATCGCCTCTACAATGCTCATCACTTGGAAATCGTCCACCTGATCCGCAAAGCGCAAACTGCCGGGTTCAAGCTGGCAGAGATGAACCCGCTGATTGCCGCAAAAAACAAGTTGAAATCCTTTCCGCTGGCGTTGGCCAACCAGGCAGTCGACGACAAGCGCCAAAACCAGAGACGCGCCCACGATTCCTGCACCGACAATAACGATTCGTTTGTCTGGATTTCCCATGTCCCCCCCTGCTCTGTCGACCTTGCGATGTTACACAGCCTATCTACCGATATGCGAACCTGA
- a CDS encoding antibiotic biosynthesis monooxygenase family protein, translating to MIYEIALLPVHKERIESFKRAFADVEPLLKRATGYGGHMLAQGIETPQVLNLIVRWRSLEDHTGFEASEDHQVFMAGLEEYFSEEPKVYHIEGAAFRTDEHDDSNNTVGMGAAGALGGLWP from the coding sequence ATGATCTATGAAATCGCTCTGCTCCCCGTTCACAAAGAACGCATTGAAAGTTTCAAACGTGCATTTGCCGACGTCGAACCGTTGCTCAAACGCGCAACGGGTTACGGCGGCCACATGCTCGCGCAAGGCATCGAAACGCCTCAGGTACTCAACCTCATCGTGCGCTGGCGCTCGCTCGAGGACCACACGGGCTTCGAAGCGAGTGAAGACCATCAGGTGTTCATGGCAGGTTTAGAGGAATATTTTTCGGAAGAACCAAAGGTCTACCATATTGAGGGGGCAGCTTTCAGGACTGACGAGCATGATGATTCCAACAATACCGTCGGCATGGGTGCTGCCGGCGCCTTGGGAGGCTTGTGGCCTTAA
- a CDS encoding zinc-dependent alcohol dehydrogenase family protein, translated as MSSKAIFVQPGGGYEKVVVGSSEVRAAARGEITVRLHANSLNYHDFAVVSGMWGPSEKRIPMADGAGEVIAVGPDVTEFKVGDSVVSTFFPEWISGAPLVEGFVSVPGDGIDGYAREQVTAKATSFTLAPTGYSHAEASTLTTAGLTAWRALMADDSLKPGDTVLVQGTGGVSIFALQFAKMAGATVIATSSNDEKLERLKALGADHVINYRKDLNWGETARALTGGRGVDHIIEVGGPATLEQSMIAIRVAGHISVIGILSGVSGAMNFVPALIKQVRLQGVLVGSRSQQQDMIRAINANGMRPIIDRHFPLSEIVEAFKYQETNQHFGKICLDI; from the coding sequence ATGAGCAGCAAAGCAATCTTCGTCCAACCCGGTGGCGGCTATGAAAAGGTTGTCGTTGGCAGCAGCGAAGTCCGAGCCGCAGCGCGTGGCGAAATCACCGTACGCCTTCATGCCAACTCGCTCAACTACCACGACTTCGCGGTGGTCAGCGGTATGTGGGGCCCTAGCGAAAAACGTATCCCCATGGCCGATGGTGCAGGTGAAGTCATTGCTGTCGGCCCAGATGTCACTGAATTCAAGGTGGGTGACTCGGTCGTCAGCACCTTCTTCCCGGAGTGGATCAGCGGTGCACCACTGGTTGAAGGCTTCGTCAGCGTGCCAGGTGATGGCATTGACGGCTACGCTCGTGAGCAAGTGACGGCCAAAGCGACATCGTTCACCCTCGCGCCGACTGGATACAGCCACGCTGAAGCTTCGACGCTTACCACAGCTGGCCTTACTGCATGGCGCGCCCTGATGGCCGATGACTCACTCAAGCCGGGCGACACCGTGCTTGTTCAAGGCACTGGTGGCGTCTCAATTTTTGCCCTGCAGTTTGCTAAAATGGCCGGCGCTACCGTCATCGCTACCTCTTCAAACGACGAAAAACTTGAACGTCTGAAAGCGCTAGGCGCTGATCATGTGATCAATTACCGCAAAGACCTTAACTGGGGCGAAACTGCACGCGCTCTAACGGGTGGCCGTGGTGTTGACCACATCATCGAGGTCGGCGGCCCTGCGACACTTGAGCAATCGATGATTGCAATTCGGGTTGCTGGTCACATCTCCGTCATCGGAATATTGAGTGGCGTAAGCGGCGCAATGAATTTTGTACCGGCACTGATCAAGCAAGTGCGTCTGCAGGGTGTGTTGGTGGGTAGCCGCAGCCAGCAGCAAGACATGATTCGAGCCATCAATGCTAATGGCATGCGCCCGATTATTGATCGTCATTTCCCTTTGAGCGAGATTGTCGAAGCGTTCAAGTATCAGGAAACCAACCAGCATTTCGGCAAAATTTGCCTGGATATCTAA
- a CDS encoding ArsR/SmtB family transcription factor: MELIEIFKALSNPTRLQILKGLKDPVKNFPPQDEGDVLTVGVCVSSIQEGIGLSQSTVSGYLATLQRVGLVEVRRIGQWTYYKRNEAAINALAEIIGKDL; the protein is encoded by the coding sequence ATGGAACTGATCGAAATATTCAAAGCCCTCTCAAACCCTACGCGCCTTCAAATCCTGAAAGGTTTGAAGGACCCCGTAAAGAACTTCCCTCCGCAGGATGAAGGGGACGTTCTCACGGTCGGCGTCTGCGTCAGCAGTATTCAAGAGGGTATCGGACTGTCGCAGTCAACGGTGTCCGGTTATCTTGCCACGTTGCAGCGAGTGGGCCTGGTCGAAGTCAGGCGCATCGGTCAGTGGACCTACTACAAGCGCAATGAAGCAGCCATCAACGCGCTTGCCGAGATCATAGGGAAAGATCTGTAA
- a CDS encoding RNA polymerase sigma factor: MSWPPDPHSADGQFESHSNELLRFLTRQVKCAELAADLRQETWLRFRRRESGTEIGNLRAFLYRIARNLIIDYRRQQKSRPVEEEISIELVSAQPGPERAASDAQRLELLQRVVQGLPPHLRQALLWSRLDGLTQREIGERLGVSESMAGRYILKALEHCQQQMDPQP; this comes from the coding sequence GTGTCCTGGCCACCCGATCCTCATTCCGCCGACGGCCAGTTCGAGAGTCATTCGAACGAACTGCTGCGCTTCCTCACACGGCAGGTGAAGTGCGCAGAACTGGCGGCCGACCTGCGTCAGGAGACTTGGTTGCGCTTTCGCCGGCGCGAGTCCGGGACGGAGATCGGCAATCTTCGCGCTTTCCTCTATCGCATCGCGCGCAACCTGATCATTGACTACCGCCGTCAGCAAAAATCGCGCCCTGTCGAGGAGGAGATATCCATCGAATTGGTCAGTGCCCAGCCTGGTCCGGAGCGAGCGGCAAGCGACGCCCAGCGCCTGGAGCTACTGCAGCGCGTAGTCCAGGGTTTGCCACCGCATCTGCGTCAGGCGTTGTTGTGGAGTCGCCTGGACGGGCTGACCCAGCGTGAGATCGGCGAGCGTCTGGGTGTCTCGGAAAGCATGGCCGGACGCTATATTTTGAAGGCCCTCGAACACTGCCAGCAGCAGATGGACCCGCAGCCGTGA